One Halolamina litorea genomic window carries:
- the hemE gene encoding uroporphyrinogen decarboxylase: protein MTDPLLVRAARGERTERPPVWLMRQAGRHLPEYRELRENYTFREAIETPEIAEEITLQPYERYGVDGVVMFSDILTCLEPLGFDYHIESGVGPVIENPVEGPDDVARRRGDVREELSFVADLLDRLDESVADEDAVLGFAGGPFTLASYVVAGGPDRGRKEVRKFRAQHPEAFLELMERFTGVVAEYLRMQADHGADAVQLFDTYAGVLPPADYERYVLPLHREIIDSVDLPTVEFVRNMGGRLESLEATGADAVALDWTVDMSVARSQLGDTPVQGNLDPTLLYADPETVRERTAEIIEAAGPEGHILNLGHGVNRDTPIEGVEAFVETAKNWEW from the coding sequence ATGACCGATCCGCTGCTCGTCCGCGCCGCCCGCGGCGAGCGCACCGAGCGCCCGCCCGTCTGGCTGATGCGACAGGCCGGCCGACACCTGCCAGAGTACCGTGAACTCCGGGAGAACTACACGTTCCGTGAGGCCATCGAGACCCCCGAGATCGCCGAGGAGATCACCCTCCAGCCCTACGAGCGCTACGGCGTCGACGGCGTCGTGATGTTCTCGGACATCCTCACCTGTCTGGAGCCGCTGGGCTTCGACTACCACATCGAGTCCGGCGTCGGCCCCGTGATCGAGAACCCCGTCGAGGGGCCGGACGACGTGGCGCGACGCCGCGGCGACGTGCGCGAGGAACTCTCCTTCGTCGCCGACCTGCTCGACCGCCTCGACGAGAGCGTCGCCGACGAGGACGCCGTGTTGGGCTTCGCGGGCGGGCCGTTCACGCTCGCCTCCTACGTCGTCGCCGGCGGGCCCGACCGCGGGCGCAAGGAGGTCCGGAAGTTCCGCGCACAGCACCCCGAGGCGTTCCTCGAACTGATGGAGCGCTTCACCGGTGTCGTCGCCGAGTACCTCCGGATGCAGGCCGACCACGGCGCCGACGCGGTCCAACTGTTCGACACCTACGCCGGCGTGCTGCCGCCCGCCGACTACGAGCGCTACGTGCTCCCGCTCCACCGCGAGATCATCGACAGCGTCGACCTCCCGACCGTGGAGTTCGTTCGGAACATGGGCGGCCGTCTGGAGAGTCTGGAGGCCACCGGCGCCGACGCCGTCGCGCTCGACTGGACCGTCGACATGAGCGTCGCTCGCTCGCAACTGGGCGACACCCCCGTTCAGGGGAACCTCGACCCGACGCTGTTGTACGCCGATCCCGAGACGGTCCGCGAGCGAACCGCGGAGATCATCGAAGCCGCCGGGCCGGAGGGTCACATCCTGAACCTCGGCCACGGCGTCAACCGCGACACCCCCATCGAGGGCGTCGAAGCGTTCGTCGAAACCGCGAAGAACTGGGAGTGGTAG